Proteins from a genomic interval of Osmia bicornis bicornis chromosome 13, iOsmBic2.1, whole genome shotgun sequence:
- the LOC114877028 gene encoding chromatin complexes subunit BAP18 isoform X2, protein MNSASKVGEIFTAAGAAFNKLGELTMQLHPTTDSPAGKWTDEEIEMLRHSVKTFSEDLNKISEHIKGRTVSQIRTTLKKKAFEEAGMPIRQQMLSQQSTQQSTVVQQQQVSKQQTANQGLMGKSAEVTLNMLNAPESEVDVEGLPEECQVKLEFEGATEEVAS, encoded by the exons ATGAACTCTGCGAGCAAG GTTGGTGAAATTTTCACTGCAGCCGGAGCAGCATTTAATAAGCTCGGAGAGTTGACTATGCAATTACATCCTACGACGGACTCACCGGCAGG TAAATGGACTGACGAGGAAATTGAGATGCTCCGTCACTCGGTAAAGACCTTCAGCGAAGATTTGAACAAAATAAGTGAGCACATCAAGGGACGAACGGT CTCTCAGATTCGGACAACGTTAAAGAAGAAAGCATTCGAAGAAGCTGGAATGCCGATCAGACAACAAATGTTATCCCAACAGTCAACGCAACAGTCGACAGTTGTTCAACAACAGCAAGTATCGAAACAACAAACGGCGAATCAAGGGTTAATGGGGAAATCGGCGGAAGTAACGCTAAACATGTTAAATGCACCAGAATCGGAAGTGGACGTTGAAGGATTACCCGAAGAGTGTCAAGTGAAGCTCGAATTCGAAGGCGCGACAGAAGAAGTTGCTTCTTAA
- the LOC114877028 gene encoding chromatin complexes subunit BAP18 isoform X1 — protein sequence MESMSGHKVGEIFTAAGAAFNKLGELTMQLHPTTDSPAGKWTDEEIEMLRHSVKTFSEDLNKISEHIKGRTVSQIRTTLKKKAFEEAGMPIRQQMLSQQSTQQSTVVQQQQVSKQQTANQGLMGKSAEVTLNMLNAPESEVDVEGLPEECQVKLEFEGATEEVAS from the exons ATGGAGTCTATGAGTGGGCATAAG GTTGGTGAAATTTTCACTGCAGCCGGAGCAGCATTTAATAAGCTCGGAGAGTTGACTATGCAATTACATCCTACGACGGACTCACCGGCAGG TAAATGGACTGACGAGGAAATTGAGATGCTCCGTCACTCGGTAAAGACCTTCAGCGAAGATTTGAACAAAATAAGTGAGCACATCAAGGGACGAACGGT CTCTCAGATTCGGACAACGTTAAAGAAGAAAGCATTCGAAGAAGCTGGAATGCCGATCAGACAACAAATGTTATCCCAACAGTCAACGCAACAGTCGACAGTTGTTCAACAACAGCAAGTATCGAAACAACAAACGGCGAATCAAGGGTTAATGGGGAAATCGGCGGAAGTAACGCTAAACATGTTAAATGCACCAGAATCGGAAGTGGACGTTGAAGGATTACCCGAAGAGTGTCAAGTGAAGCTCGAATTCGAAGGCGCGACAGAAGAAGTTGCTTCTTAA
- the LOC114877024 gene encoding major facilitator superfamily domain-containing protein 1-like: MEGGILQSPDTTLDRSDDEIALQGFCSPKKAPYRFLGLAMMCLLGFGSYFCFDNPGALQDNFKTDLHMSTSKFVWLYSIYSWPNVVLCFIGGFLLDSVFGIRLGTVIYMGLTLIGQIIFATGAMVNTFWVMMLGRFIFGIGAESLAVAQNSYAVLWFKGKELNMVFGLQLSFARVGSTINFLVMEPIYNYVSQYYKGPECIGIVLFLATLTCVGSMICACVLGIMDKRAERLLRRGEGQEAENVSLTDVKDFKPIFWLIAFICIAYYVAIFPFIALGKVFFERKYAYEPSNANTVNSLVYSISAIASPILGYLVDKTGKNVSWVFISILATIVAHGLLAFTYVNPYICMILMGIAYSMLASSLWPLIALVTPEYQLGTAYGIAQAVQNLGLAVVSILAGIIVDRGGYFMLEMFFLTWLWISLITSVAIWVSDIATSGGYLNMTPGQREKYEEIRRTPESLEREKLLSPESTSDLSTDDLLQPQSDISIRNRYLARIGGMVPPNVKPTIHRPLR; encoded by the exons ATGGAAGGGGGCATATTACAAAGTCCAGATACTACTCTGGACAGATCCGACGATGAGATCGCTTTACAAGGATTCTGTAGTCCTAAAAAGGCACCATACAGATTTCTTGGACTGGCAATGATGTGCCTCTTAGGCTTCG gTTCGTATTTCTGTTTTGACAATCCTGGAGCTTTACAGGATAACTTCAAAACTGATCTACATATGTCCACTAGCAAATTCGTTTGGCTTTACTCAATTTACTCCTGGCCGAACGTGGTTCTCTGTTTCATTGGTGGTTTTTTGTTGGATAGTGTCTTCGGTATACGTTTAGGCACAGTTATATACATGGGGCTCACTTTAATTGGACAGATAATATTTGCAACAGGTGCTATGGTCAATACATTTTGGGTGATGATGCTTGGACGTTTTATTTTCGG TATTGGTGCAGAATCATTAGCTGTTGCTCAGAACAGTTATGCTGTTTTATGGTTCAAGGGAAAGGAACTCAATATGGTATTTGGTTTGCAATTGAGTTTTGCAAGAGTTGGATCCACTATCAATTTTTTGGTAATGGAACCAATCTACAATTATGTGTCCCAATATTACAAAGGTCCAGAGTGTATTGGCATAGTTCTCTTTCTTGCTACTCTCACTTGTGTGGGTTCTATGATCTGTGCATGTGTATTGGGTATCATGGATAAACGTGCTGAGAGATTACTGAGAAGAGGAGAGGGACAAGAAGCTGAAAATGTTAGTTTAACAGATGTTAAAGATTTCAAGCCAATATTTTGGTTAATTGCTTTTATTTGCATTGCTTATTATGTCGCAATATTCCCGTTCATCGCATTAGGAAA AGTATTCTTTGAACGGAAATACGCTTACGAACCATCAAATGCAAATACAGTTAATTCCCTTGTATATTCCATATCAGCTATCGCATCTCCGATTTTGGGATATCTGGTCGATAAAACTGGGAAAAACGTTTCATGGGTATTTATAAGTATTTTAGCAACGATAGTAGCTCATGGACTACTCGCATTCACGTATGTGAATCCTTATATCTGCATGATTCTTATGGGAATAGCATATTCTATGCTTGCTAGTAGTTTATGGCCATTGATTGCTCTTGTTACCCCTGAATACCAGCTTGGTACTGCTTATGGAAT CGCGCAGGCTGTACAAAATCTGGGTTTAGCAGTAGTTTCAATATTAGCGGGCATAATTGTCGACCGAGGTGGTTACTTCATGCTTGAGATGTTTTTCTTAACCTGGTTATGGA tttcgttgatAACTTCTGTTGCAATCTGGGTGTCGGATATAGCGACAAGCGGTGGTTACCTAAATATGACACCAGGTCAGAGAGAAAAATATGAGGAAATTCGACGTACACCGGAAAGTCTGGAAAGGGAGAAGTTATTATCTCCGGAATCTACTTCAGATTTGTCAACTGATGATCTTTTACAGCCGCAATCTGATATCAGCATAAGAAATCGCTATCTTGCTCGTATTGGAGGAATG GTACCTCCTAATGTCAAACCGACGATCCATCGACCTTTACGATga